The following coding sequences are from one Streptomyces dengpaensis window:
- the pgi gene encoding glucose-6-phosphate isomerase encodes MNAESRTRLNQTPEWTALAKHREELADTHLRDLFAAGPGRGSGYTLQVGDLHVDYSKHLVTDETLRLLRELAAATDVLGLRDAMFRGDKINVTEDRAVLHTALRAPRDAVIEVDGENVVPAVHAVLDKMADFANRVRSGEWTGHTGKRIKNIVNIGIGGSDLGPAMAYEALRSYTDRDLTFRFVSNVDGADLHEAVRDLDPEETLFIIASKTFTTIETITNATSARNWLLSELRAGQEAVAKHFVALSTNTEKVSDFGIDTANMFEFWDWVGGRYSYDSAIGLSLMIAIGPDHFREMLNGFLLVDEHFRTAPAESNAPLLLGLLGIWYGNFFGAQSHAVLPYSHYLSKFTAYLQQLDMESNGKSVDRDGRETEWQTGPVVWGTPGTNGQHAYYQLIHQGTKLIPADFIGFAEPVADLQPGLVDQHDLLMANFFAQTQALAFGKTPEAVRAEGVPEELVPHKTFKGNHPTTTILARELTPSVLGQLIALYEHKVFVQGAIWNIDSFDQWGVELGKVLAKRLEPALTDGEDVSGLDESTMALVAKYRELRGR; translated from the coding sequence ATGAACGCAGAAAGCCGTACCAGGCTCAACCAGACGCCCGAGTGGACCGCTCTGGCCAAGCACCGCGAGGAGCTCGCGGACACCCATCTGCGGGACCTGTTCGCGGCCGGTCCAGGGCGCGGCTCCGGCTACACCCTCCAGGTCGGCGATCTGCACGTCGACTACTCCAAGCACCTGGTCACCGACGAGACGCTGCGGCTGCTGCGCGAGCTGGCCGCGGCGACCGATGTCCTCGGTCTGCGGGACGCCATGTTCCGCGGCGACAAGATCAACGTCACCGAGGACCGCGCGGTGCTGCACACCGCGCTGCGCGCCCCGCGGGACGCGGTCATCGAGGTCGACGGGGAGAACGTCGTCCCCGCGGTGCACGCCGTGCTCGACAAGATGGCCGACTTCGCCAACCGGGTCCGCTCCGGCGAGTGGACCGGACACACCGGCAAGCGCATCAAGAACATCGTCAACATCGGCATCGGCGGCTCGGACCTCGGCCCGGCGATGGCGTACGAGGCGCTGCGCTCCTACACCGACCGCGATCTGACGTTCCGCTTCGTGTCGAACGTGGACGGCGCCGACCTGCACGAGGCCGTGCGGGACCTGGACCCGGAAGAGACGCTGTTCATCATCGCGTCCAAGACCTTCACCACGATCGAGACCATCACCAACGCCACCTCGGCGCGCAACTGGCTGCTGAGCGAGCTGAGGGCCGGTCAGGAAGCCGTCGCCAAGCACTTCGTGGCCCTGTCGACGAACACCGAGAAGGTGTCGGACTTCGGCATCGACACGGCCAACATGTTCGAGTTCTGGGACTGGGTCGGCGGACGCTACTCGTACGACTCGGCGATCGGCCTGTCGCTGATGATCGCGATCGGCCCGGACCACTTCCGCGAGATGCTCAACGGGTTCCTTCTCGTCGACGAGCACTTCCGCACGGCTCCCGCCGAGTCCAACGCGCCGCTCCTGCTCGGCCTGTTGGGCATCTGGTACGGCAACTTCTTCGGCGCCCAGTCGCACGCCGTGCTGCCGTACTCGCACTACCTGTCCAAGTTCACGGCGTACCTGCAGCAGCTGGACATGGAGTCCAACGGCAAGTCCGTGGACCGCGACGGGCGCGAGACGGAGTGGCAGACCGGGCCGGTCGTGTGGGGCACGCCGGGCACCAACGGGCAGCACGCTTACTACCAGCTCATCCATCAGGGGACGAAGCTGATCCCCGCCGACTTCATCGGCTTCGCCGAGCCGGTCGCCGATCTGCAGCCCGGGCTGGTCGACCAGCACGACCTGCTGATGGCGAACTTCTTCGCGCAGACGCAGGCGCTGGCCTTCGGCAAGACGCCGGAAGCGGTGCGTGCCGAGGGGGTGCCCGAGGAACTGGTGCCGCACAAGACGTTCAAGGGCAACCACCCGACGACCACCATCCTCGCGCGCGAGCTGACCCCGTCGGTCCTGGGCCAGCTGATCGCCCTCTACGAGCACAAGGTGTTCGTCCAGGGCGCGATCTGGAACATCGACTCCTTCGACCAGTGGGGCGTCGAACTCGGCAAGGTCCTCGCCAAGCGTCTCGAGCCGGCGCTGACCGACGGTGAGGACGTGTCGGGCCTGGACGAGTCGACGATGGCGCTGGTCGCCAAGTACCGGGAGCTGCGCGGCCGGTAG
- a CDS encoding ABC transporter permease, whose amino-acid sequence MRATLRWAHADLRTHRGEALFIVLATAGIVASLLLAMALFGYATNPWQRVFSQTHGAHVVIHTGPSADAYKLAGLDGVRSVAGPYPTAAGTIASRGARASVELRGAVEPPATGRPLLISGRWLDPATADGVVLESSLARALWAEPGDTLTVPGTARTLTVLGVAESAEPRYSPGERSGLVWALPSAVQHTAGRTGQVIGLRLTDPDDTDYTVQRAVTLLGSGAVTDVSPWQQTRAEAQGGNRLLGQVLGLFGLGALAAAALAVHGAISTRIRGHLRDISVLKAIGFTPGQVVRIFLLQHVAFALLGAVLATAITQALGSRIPGRLGDAVGVWQGLPGHTAALFAVPVAAVLFIAATTGLAAWRAGRVPPVPGLRAAAPLGGRLSGLAREALGLRLPSPLVLGWHKAFTRRPRSLAAVARLALPLLLIVVAMSAWTTIDRFHNRPEQIGLAAALTVRADESLSDADVRAQLARNPQVTAVHPGVEVAALVPGQTGTIALRGLGTHQDPYPFSLAEGRPAHGPDEAVAGQGLLDLLDVRVGDWVRMTVGTQPQILHIVGRSLEPENGGRVISTSLDTLRENDPELRPTLYQLRLRPGADAHTVATQLATAAHGRFDVHAVANPADGLSSLRGVVVGLIAVLALIELIELLTAIGGTVREGERDLLALKAIGLTPRQITAVTVTATGCTALAAVLVGTALGLPLAHWLIDTQGRSSGIGAGIAHGPSPGLLLLFGAAAVLGAAALAALPAARAARRRLADTLGAVA is encoded by the coding sequence GTGCGGGCCACTCTGCGCTGGGCGCACGCCGATCTGCGCACGCATCGCGGCGAGGCGCTGTTCATCGTGCTCGCCACCGCCGGGATCGTCGCCTCGCTGCTGCTGGCCATGGCGCTCTTCGGGTACGCGACCAATCCCTGGCAGCGGGTCTTCAGCCAGACACACGGCGCGCACGTGGTGATCCACACCGGACCGTCGGCCGATGCGTACAAGCTCGCCGGGCTGGACGGCGTCAGGTCCGTCGCGGGCCCGTACCCCACCGCCGCCGGCACCATCGCGTCACGCGGCGCCCGCGCCTCCGTCGAGCTGCGCGGCGCCGTAGAACCGCCAGCGACCGGCCGTCCGCTGCTCATCTCCGGCCGCTGGCTCGACCCCGCCACGGCGGACGGCGTGGTACTGGAAAGCAGCCTCGCCCGGGCGCTGTGGGCCGAACCCGGCGACACCCTCACGGTGCCCGGCACCGCACGGACGCTGACGGTCCTGGGCGTCGCCGAGAGCGCCGAGCCGCGCTACAGCCCCGGCGAGCGCTCGGGCCTCGTGTGGGCACTCCCGTCCGCCGTGCAGCACACGGCCGGGCGCACCGGCCAGGTGATCGGGCTGCGGCTGACCGATCCCGACGACACGGACTACACCGTCCAGCGGGCCGTCACCCTCCTCGGCTCCGGAGCGGTCACCGATGTCTCCCCCTGGCAGCAGACGCGGGCAGAGGCCCAGGGCGGCAACCGGCTGCTGGGCCAGGTGCTCGGCCTGTTCGGCCTTGGCGCACTGGCCGCCGCCGCGCTCGCCGTGCACGGCGCGATCAGCACCCGTATCCGCGGCCATCTGCGGGACATCTCGGTGCTGAAGGCGATCGGTTTCACCCCCGGGCAGGTGGTGCGGATCTTCCTGCTCCAGCACGTGGCGTTCGCACTGCTGGGCGCCGTGCTCGCCACGGCGATCACCCAGGCGCTGGGCAGCCGGATCCCGGGACGCCTCGGGGACGCGGTCGGTGTGTGGCAGGGGTTGCCGGGCCACACGGCGGCACTCTTCGCGGTGCCCGTGGCCGCGGTGCTGTTCATCGCCGCGACGACCGGGCTCGCGGCATGGCGGGCCGGACGGGTACCCCCGGTGCCGGGGCTGCGGGCCGCGGCACCGCTCGGCGGGCGGCTGTCGGGCCTGGCGCGCGAGGCGCTCGGGCTGCGGCTGCCGTCCCCGCTGGTGCTGGGCTGGCACAAGGCGTTCACGCGACGGCCGCGCTCGCTGGCCGCGGTCGCCCGGCTCGCGCTGCCGCTGCTGCTGATCGTGGTGGCCATGAGTGCCTGGACCACCATCGACCGCTTCCACAACAGGCCCGAGCAGATCGGTCTCGCGGCAGCGCTCACGGTGCGGGCCGACGAGAGCCTGAGCGATGCGGACGTACGCGCCCAGCTGGCACGGAACCCGCAGGTCACCGCCGTCCACCCGGGTGTCGAGGTGGCCGCCCTGGTCCCCGGCCAGACGGGCACGATCGCGCTGCGCGGGCTCGGCACACACCAGGATCCCTACCCGTTCTCGCTGGCCGAGGGCCGCCCCGCGCACGGACCGGACGAGGCGGTGGCCGGTCAGGGGCTGCTCGACCTGCTCGACGTGCGCGTCGGCGACTGGGTGAGGATGACCGTGGGCACGCAGCCGCAGATCCTGCACATCGTCGGGCGCAGCCTCGAGCCGGAGAACGGCGGCCGGGTCATCTCGACGTCGCTCGACACGCTCCGCGAGAACGACCCGGAACTGCGGCCGACCCTCTACCAGCTCCGCCTGCGTCCCGGCGCCGACGCGCACACGGTGGCTACCCAGCTGGCCACGGCCGCGCACGGACGCTTCGATGTGCACGCCGTGGCCAACCCGGCCGACGGGTTGTCGTCGCTGCGCGGGGTCGTCGTGGGGCTGATCGCCGTACTGGCCCTGATCGAGCTCATCGAGCTGCTGACCGCGATCGGCGGCACCGTGCGCGAGGGCGAGCGGGATCTGCTGGCGCTGAAGGCGATCGGGCTGACTCCGCGGCAGATCACCGCGGTCACCGTGACGGCCACGGGGTGCACGGCCCTGGCCGCGGTCCTCGTCGGGACAGCTCTGGGGCTTCCCCTCGCTCACTGGCTGATCGACACGCAGGGCAGGTCGAGCGGCATCGGCGCCGGCATCGCGCACGGACCGTCCCCCGGGCTTCTCCTGCTGTTCGGCGCCGCCGCCGTACTGGGCGCCGCCGCACTCGCCGCCCTGCCCGCGGCCCGGGCGGCCCGCCGACGGCTGGCGGACACCCTGGGCGCGGTGGCCTGA
- a CDS encoding ABC transporter ATP-binding protein: MPRAKKVPAPRAEGVPVLRAEGLVKTHYGEGTPARAVRGVDLAVRQGEFVAVTGPSGAGKSTLLHLLGGLQRPDSGSIWLDGGCTDAYSEARWAVERRRRIGIVFQFFNLVSNLSVADNVELPALLAGVSPKRARAEREQLLAELGLEGKERSMPGELSGGEQQRVALARALVNHPPLLLADEPAGSLDSKGTREVTRLLSRFHQRGQTILLVTHDARLASAADRVISFFDGAIADDAELDGTPARGPGISGVLELKD, from the coding sequence GTGCCGCGTGCCAAGAAGGTTCCCGCGCCGCGCGCCGAGGGCGTTCCCGTGCTGCGCGCCGAGGGTCTGGTCAAGACCCACTACGGCGAGGGCACGCCGGCGCGTGCCGTACGCGGTGTGGATCTTGCCGTACGGCAGGGCGAGTTCGTGGCCGTCACCGGTCCGTCCGGTGCCGGGAAGTCGACCCTGCTGCATCTGCTCGGCGGGCTCCAGCGGCCGGATTCCGGCAGCATCTGGCTGGACGGCGGGTGCACGGACGCGTACAGCGAGGCACGCTGGGCGGTCGAGCGCAGACGCCGCATCGGCATCGTCTTCCAGTTCTTCAACCTGGTGTCGAACCTGTCCGTCGCGGACAACGTCGAGCTGCCGGCCCTGCTCGCCGGGGTCTCCCCCAAGCGGGCGCGTGCCGAGCGCGAGCAGCTCCTCGCCGAGCTGGGCCTGGAGGGCAAGGAGCGCAGCATGCCGGGTGAGCTGTCCGGCGGTGAGCAACAGCGCGTCGCGCTGGCGCGGGCCCTGGTCAACCATCCGCCACTGCTGCTCGCCGACGAGCCCGCGGGAAGCCTCGACAGCAAAGGCACCCGCGAGGTGACACGGCTGCTGTCCCGCTTCCACCAGCGCGGCCAGACCATCCTCCTGGTCACGCATGACGCCCGGCTCGCCAGCGCCGCGGACCGGGTCATCAGCTTCTTCGACGGCGCCATCGCCGACGACGCGGAACTCGACGGCACGCCCGCACGCGGCCCGGGGATATCCGGCGTGCTGGAACTGAAGGACTGA
- a CDS encoding PadR family transcriptional regulator, with product MRLSLLALLARGPAHGYELKQDLEQLLGAAYPQPNVGQIYVTLSRLEKSGLIEGEEVEQSSRPNKKIYHLTDAGREALRAWYEETADEPRVRDEFFMKLALAPQTGLADQIALINKQRRQYLNTMRNLSKLAAAENRDNRISQLLIEGAMLHLQADLDWLERCQEELEELE from the coding sequence GTGCGGCTGTCCCTCCTGGCCCTGTTGGCGCGTGGCCCGGCCCATGGCTACGAGCTCAAGCAGGACCTTGAGCAACTGCTGGGTGCCGCGTACCCTCAGCCGAACGTCGGCCAGATCTATGTGACGCTCAGCCGCCTCGAGAAGTCGGGACTGATCGAGGGCGAGGAAGTCGAGCAGTCGAGCCGGCCCAACAAGAAGATCTACCACCTCACCGACGCCGGGCGCGAGGCGCTGCGCGCCTGGTACGAGGAGACGGCGGACGAGCCGCGCGTGCGGGACGAGTTCTTCATGAAGCTCGCACTCGCACCGCAGACCGGTCTCGCCGACCAGATCGCCCTGATCAACAAGCAGCGGCGCCAGTATCTGAACACCATGCGCAATCTGTCGAAGCTCGCCGCGGCGGAGAACCGGGACAACCGCATCTCCCAGCTGCTCATCGAGGGCGCCATGCTGCATCTGCAGGCCGACCTCGACTGGCTGGAGCGCTGCCAGGAGGAGTTGGAGGAGCTGGAGTGA